One window of the bacterium genome contains the following:
- a CDS encoding co-chaperone GroES has product MNIQPIDDRLLIERIEQEEQKVGSIIIPDTAKEKPQLGKVVAIGTDEDLQEIFKEGDSILFAKFAGDEISYDGTDYLILSRADVLAILR; this is encoded by the coding sequence ATGAACATTCAACCGATTGATGATCGTCTGCTCATCGAGCGCATCGAGCAGGAAGAGCAGAAAGTCGGGAGCATTATCATCCCTGACACCGCGAAAGAAAAACCGCAGCTGGGCAAGGTCGTGGCCATCGGCACTGACGAAGATCTGCAGGAGATTTTCAAGGAAGGCGACAGCATCCTTTTTGCCAAGTTCGCCGGCGATGAGATCAGCTATGACGGGACAGATTACCTGATTCTCTCCCGCGCCGACGTGCTCGCCATCCTTCGCTGA
- a CDS encoding NrdH-redoxin, which yields MAQTQRVVVFSTPTCPHCVNVKRYLKQQGIRFKDVDVSRDSRAAADMVRKTGQQGVPQLWINNRPIVGFDKTKIDNLLNLK from the coding sequence ATGGCACAGACGCAACGAGTAGTCGTATTTTCCACCCCCACCTGTCCCCACTGCGTGAACGTCAAGCGTTATCTCAAGCAGCAGGGCATTCGTTTCAAGGATGTGGATGTGAGCAGGGACAGTCGCGCGGCGGCCGATATGGTGCGCAAGACGGGCCAGCAGGGCGTTCCGCAGTTGTGGATTAACAACCGTCCCATCGTTGGCTTCGATAAAACAAAAATTGATAATTTGCTGAACCTCAAATAA
- a CDS encoding YtxH domain-containing protein yields the protein MMILTALGGAVLGGGAGYLISKNLSRVTGGCPIMCNPKVAVPYFAFMGVLLAVEALG from the coding sequence ATGATGATACTCACAGCTCTTGGTGGTGCCGTGCTCGGTGGCGGCGCGGGTTACCTGATCAGCAAAAACCTCAGCCGTGTAACCGGCGGGTGTCCGATCATGTGCAATCCGAAAGTCGCCGTCCCGTATTTCGCGTTCATGGGCGTGCTGCTCGCCGTTGAGGCGCTGGGCTGA
- a CDS encoding RNA polymerase sigma factor: MSNEEEARIIEKAKAGDKRAIKELVDTYAPVIFRFSYNICRNQDRAEHATQETFLSILKKLNQFDNRSKFSTWLYTIVSNHCLMLARSEKTRRHMSLDDDDNTIPEIAVDHWEHDPEASVERADLKSHLDEAIDKLAPEYKVIFVLRDIEGLSTEEVSNITNLSIPAVKSRLHRARAFLRSELTPIFKEQEHE, translated from the coding sequence ATGAGTAACGAAGAAGAAGCCCGGATAATTGAGAAGGCAAAAGCCGGAGACAAGCGCGCCATCAAGGAACTGGTGGATACGTATGCGCCTGTGATCTTTCGCTTTTCGTACAATATCTGCCGGAATCAGGACCGGGCGGAACATGCCACGCAGGAAACCTTCCTGAGCATACTGAAGAAGCTGAACCAGTTTGACAATCGCTCGAAGTTTTCCACCTGGCTTTACACCATCGTCTCGAATCACTGTCTGATGCTCGCCCGCAGCGAGAAAACGCGGCGGCACATGAGCCTCGACGATGATGACAACACCATACCGGAGATTGCTGTCGACCACTGGGAGCATGATCCGGAAGCGAGCGTTGAGCGTGCGGATCTCAAGTCGCATCTCGACGAAGCGATCGACAAGCTTGCACCTGAGTACAAGGTGATTTTCGTTCTTCGCGACATCGAAGGATTATCTACCGAGGAAGTCAGTAATATCACGAACCTGAGTATCCCGGCAGTCAAATCGCGGCTGCACCGGGCCCGCGCCTTTCTGCGGAGCGAACTGACACCCATTTTCAAAGAGCAAGAGCATGAGTGA
- a CDS encoding M48 family metallopeptidase encodes MPRLTVEGKSIDYQVEKTRRNRYVRLTVSARHGVRISAPIGTPDRELHAMVREKGGWILDRLEQFRREEAAQPKWRYHDGAQILLRGKWTPLEIRGWDRRSGKIRLTKQALRVDLPHEMCSDAVVVQDLFERWLRKWAQQDIPLRAEALARQMKLRYSHVGIRDQRSKWGSCSSTGRLSLNMRLMLTPVEVCDYVIIHELAHLKELNHSRRFWSIVERYCPDHDVHRKWLREHGWLLDFNTEDA; translated from the coding sequence ATGCCGCGACTTACCGTAGAGGGGAAATCGATTGATTACCAGGTGGAAAAAACCAGGCGCAACCGCTATGTGCGCCTGACGGTATCCGCACGCCACGGTGTTCGGATTTCCGCCCCGATCGGCACACCCGACAGGGAGCTGCATGCCATGGTGCGGGAGAAGGGCGGCTGGATACTCGATCGGCTTGAACAATTTCGCCGGGAGGAAGCGGCACAGCCAAAATGGCGCTACCATGACGGTGCGCAGATTCTGCTTCGCGGGAAATGGACGCCACTTGAGATCAGGGGATGGGATCGCAGATCAGGGAAAATCCGCCTCACGAAACAGGCACTGCGCGTGGATCTTCCGCATGAGATGTGCTCGGATGCGGTGGTGGTACAGGATCTGTTTGAACGCTGGCTGCGCAAATGGGCGCAGCAGGATATTCCTCTTCGGGCAGAGGCCCTCGCGCGGCAGATGAAGTTGCGCTACAGTCACGTAGGCATACGCGACCAGCGCAGCAAATGGGGGAGCTGTTCCTCCACCGGGAGGCTGAGTTTGAACATGCGGCTCATGCTGACGCCGGTGGAGGTCTGCGACTACGTCATCATCCATGAACTTGCGCATCTGAAAGAGCTCAACCACTCGCGGCGTTTCTGGAGCATTGTCGAACGATACTGTCCGGATCATGACGTGCACAGGAAGTGGCTGCGTGAACATGGCTGGCTCCTCGACTTCAACACGGAAGATGCGTAA
- a CDS encoding O-methyltransferase, which translates to MKGSTMHIVNPAINTYMTELLPERHSVLQRMEERARDNGFPIIGPLVGTWLSQLAQLTGARRIMELGSGFGYSALWFSTVLGEDAEIICTDGDAENCAYAESAFEEFGVRPHITFHTGDALSIFSGIEGDFDMIFCDIDKHEYPDAWRAAFPRLREGGVLVFDNALWSGRMLEDDDSPSTRGVAELNRLAFADPSCHASHVPIRDGLLVCTARRV; encoded by the coding sequence GTGAAAGGAAGTACCATGCATATCGTCAATCCGGCAATCAACACATATATGACGGAACTGCTTCCCGAGCGGCACAGCGTGCTGCAGCGCATGGAAGAACGCGCGCGGGACAATGGCTTTCCGATTATTGGTCCGCTCGTCGGTACCTGGCTCTCGCAGCTCGCACAGCTCACGGGCGCGCGCCGCATCATGGAACTGGGTTCCGGGTTCGGCTACTCCGCCCTGTGGTTTTCGACGGTGCTCGGCGAAGATGCGGAGATTATTTGCACAGACGGTGACGCGGAGAACTGTGCGTACGCGGAATCCGCTTTTGAAGAGTTCGGTGTGCGTCCCCACATCACCTTCCACACAGGGGACGCCCTGTCGATTTTCTCCGGCATCGAAGGAGATTTCGACATGATATTCTGCGACATCGACAAGCACGAGTACCCGGATGCCTGGCGCGCGGCGTTCCCGCGTCTGCGCGAGGGCGGCGTCCTGGTCTTCGACAATGCGCTCTGGTCGGGACGTATGCTGGAGGACGATGACAGCCCCTCCACCAGAGGAGTGGCGGAACTTAACCGCCTTGCCTTTGCCGACCCTTCCTGTCATGCGAGCCATGTCCCCATCAGGGATGGACTGCTCGTGTGCACCGCACGCCGAGTGTAG
- a CDS encoding VWA domain-containing protein, whose product MKRLLLIPLLLILAFPFASTNAQVWNEVRILRVDTTNFPSVKVYARAFCAGQQTSNINPLTIRIYENGVLKGMQGTLDCPAQTVPVSLALALDRSGSVAGTPLYKIQEGAFRIVELMQSHGSGDDEVGLLSFGDDVTTHMPMSTIQNDLYEAINKIVPYGETAMFDAIIAALNEVRTNGTNPIKAVVVISDGGDNKSSATLAQVIALAKQLGIPVYTIGISYIDNQDELQIMQMIADSTGGKFLSVDHPDDIANVIMSMMSHVTNGANDCTFSYLSNCPDGTRRELKVIAEACGLADTVIVHFYAPLDPNLPTYSVTFDSTYAYERGDMLVPVTFHADISGTVGRIDFKILERPPLTFQELVTTGFLAEQGTVSQQIVGDSLIVSVAGPLNVSAGSTTLMKIRYATPPVGKDTVFWYPAYYLDIKSDDCVKYDGDTHRLMILKRPGLDIVCGDSLRVEWDESTGSFVSDIVRVGIAVQNNTNLAAENTLVTIDVPPGMELVSGTKTVPLPQNPLPPGQSGLVEFTLRVLPVDSTRIYRICIEVQPDSGRVTTCCKTVIVERAQTKLEAECSMPDRIVWSDSLNKYIPDVFPVTVRIRNYSDLDANDVPAWIHVPPGFAVDSTTPVNTILRPSRITRADTGVVTWMVRPLERPTSELTKFCIKVAAGLDTAVCCQDVFIEASPVRAQLSCGDTRVLVYDDGTGEYDPERMLIITKVRNLSNLPMTTTRGHIQLPPFLDLEVNEVATKDFPNSAVIAPGDSAEVKWVVVAVGRPTSPASICVNVTAENYPGSQCCTPLDIETVNAIPTLACALDGPDTIRYNAGSYIPNPFTLQLHVDNTGTNPALSVYGALLQGEDFSIEAPDQALKLLTDSLAAGAGIDASFRIRVLDRTVSRSDTLRVTVYAANGGAVVCEKIIYIEAVRGPVLELNCDGPDSLVFNDALNAYEPSPFTVQLEARNVGTAPADSVVAEILPPPDFTLAAGEQAAKLLIPSTLPVNGSGVAMWQLKAVPRTVGRYDTILVQVKSKGKSLQQTEPCPVIIFVPAAREAALQLSCEVIQQPDAGNGDTVLVAAGLTNGGSATAYDVAVQVQLPGALGLAPPSQPLTLTADSIRPGEAIRYFIWKLVAERGITGDSVDVCFNVTARFHSPLNCCTKVWIPPAEQSGFNADCTIAPDTVFVEQSTGEYNQSVLTATVHNTSAVVVDSVRCSIILPNGVLLATGETQVKVVRNLQPGSSKQVTWTLSTVRDTATVYKSKRIRVEFVGAGSLKECASDLIVAPPPVLPSDFVLGCTTIDTITYQPSANAYDPQPFLIKAEITNTGSRTLTNVRGTLNPASEIALEAGETLTKALGVDLNPSQSATISWNCRGIPQTGTTLAQSTIRVESDENLVRNCGVETVLFHPASNDSVDIAVSCTGPDTLFFNGNGWDPNPFSYTVRITNTGNVPLTDVSAALSMGVNFLLESGESSLKSLGQPLAPGNTASISWGVRALSSTPSPGATFDVDVTSREFPGVSCKSIVFVEPEVYLISLRIPEDNVGVMGESIMVPVYWSNPADVSLTELTIAIAADEAFVEIPSVSFDGSVLDSWPEPSVDYPEDGTVRISASSQNAVDEDGVLMYLECRLHAQDGVEGSFGVFQKPLEFRHHLFQMQPGVAVLTEDGWITIAGDCIEPLNVKNMLQVSNRPNPFNPVTTMTYHIPAELDGRYGTLEVRDMHGRLVARPLDGTMETGTHALIFDGSDLPSGMYLYQLRVGSRAVTKKMLLAK is encoded by the coding sequence ATGAAGCGATTGCTCCTCATTCCACTTCTGCTCATTCTAGCCTTCCCCTTCGCGTCCACCAACGCACAGGTATGGAATGAAGTCCGCATCCTGCGTGTTGACACGACCAATTTCCCGTCGGTCAAGGTTTATGCACGGGCATTCTGTGCAGGACAGCAGACCTCGAACATCAATCCCCTGACAATTCGCATCTATGAGAACGGTGTGCTGAAAGGCATGCAGGGAACGCTCGACTGTCCCGCGCAGACCGTCCCCGTATCCCTCGCGCTCGCTCTTGATCGCAGCGGCTCCGTTGCCGGCACTCCGCTCTACAAGATCCAGGAAGGCGCATTCCGCATTGTCGAGCTTATGCAGTCGCATGGCAGTGGCGATGACGAAGTGGGGCTGCTCAGCTTCGGTGACGATGTCACCACCCACATGCCGATGAGCACCATTCAGAATGACCTCTATGAGGCCATCAACAAGATCGTGCCCTATGGCGAGACGGCCATGTTCGACGCCATCATCGCGGCACTCAATGAAGTGCGCACCAACGGCACGAATCCCATCAAAGCCGTGGTCGTGATTTCCGACGGCGGCGACAATAAAAGCAGCGCCACGCTCGCGCAGGTTATCGCGCTTGCAAAGCAGCTCGGCATCCCGGTGTACACCATAGGGATCAGCTACATCGACAATCAGGATGAACTGCAGATCATGCAGATGATTGCCGATTCCACGGGAGGGAAATTCCTCTCTGTGGATCACCCGGATGACATCGCCAACGTCATCATGTCGATGATGTCGCATGTCACCAACGGGGCAAACGATTGCACGTTCTCCTATCTCTCGAATTGTCCCGACGGCACGCGGCGCGAACTGAAAGTCATCGCCGAAGCCTGCGGACTGGCCGATACCGTCATCGTACATTTCTATGCGCCGCTCGATCCGAATCTGCCGACGTATTCCGTCACCTTCGATTCCACCTACGCCTATGAGCGGGGCGATATGCTCGTTCCCGTCACCTTCCATGCGGATATATCCGGAACGGTGGGGCGCATCGATTTCAAAATCCTCGAGCGTCCCCCGCTCACCTTCCAGGAACTGGTCACCACCGGATTCCTCGCCGAGCAGGGTACGGTTTCCCAGCAGATTGTCGGGGATTCACTTATTGTCAGCGTTGCGGGCCCGCTCAACGTGTCCGCAGGTTCAACCACGCTCATGAAAATCCGGTATGCCACGCCGCCTGTCGGAAAGGATACCGTATTCTGGTATCCGGCGTATTACCTGGATATCAAGAGCGACGATTGCGTGAAATACGATGGCGACACGCATCGCCTGATGATACTCAAACGCCCCGGGCTCGACATTGTCTGCGGGGATTCCCTGCGCGTGGAGTGGGATGAGAGCACCGGCTCATTTGTCAGCGACATCGTTCGTGTCGGCATTGCCGTACAGAACAATACCAATCTTGCCGCGGAGAATACGCTCGTCACCATTGACGTTCCCCCGGGAATGGAACTGGTGTCCGGAACGAAGACCGTGCCACTGCCGCAGAACCCGCTGCCACCCGGACAGAGTGGACTCGTGGAATTCACACTGCGCGTGCTGCCGGTCGATTCGACGCGCATTTACCGTATTTGTATAGAAGTGCAGCCAGACAGCGGCCGCGTGACGACCTGCTGTAAAACCGTGATCGTCGAACGGGCACAGACGAAACTCGAGGCCGAATGCAGCATGCCTGACCGCATCGTCTGGAGCGACAGTCTGAACAAATACATCCCCGACGTGTTCCCCGTCACCGTGCGTATTCGCAACTACAGCGATCTGGACGCGAATGACGTTCCTGCGTGGATTCATGTTCCTCCCGGTTTCGCCGTGGACAGTACAACCCCGGTGAATACCATACTGCGTCCTTCACGCATAACCAGGGCCGACACCGGGGTGGTAACCTGGATGGTGCGACCCCTTGAACGGCCGACATCCGAGCTGACAAAATTCTGCATCAAGGTCGCCGCAGGGCTCGACACCGCAGTGTGCTGTCAGGACGTGTTCATTGAAGCCTCGCCTGTACGAGCACAGCTCAGCTGCGGTGATACGCGCGTGCTCGTCTACGATGACGGCACAGGGGAATATGACCCCGAGCGCATGCTGATCATCACCAAAGTGCGCAACCTGTCGAACCTTCCGATGACGACGACGCGTGGACACATTCAGCTGCCACCCTTCCTCGATCTCGAGGTGAACGAAGTTGCGACAAAGGATTTCCCGAATTCCGCCGTCATCGCGCCCGGGGACAGTGCCGAAGTGAAATGGGTTGTTGTCGCCGTGGGACGCCCGACATCACCGGCTTCGATTTGTGTCAATGTCACCGCCGAAAACTATCCGGGTTCGCAGTGCTGTACGCCTCTCGATATTGAAACGGTGAATGCGATTCCCACGTTGGCCTGTGCGCTTGACGGTCCCGACACGATTCGCTACAACGCCGGGAGCTATATCCCGAATCCCTTCACCCTTCAGTTGCATGTCGACAACACGGGGACGAACCCGGCACTCAGCGTGTACGGTGCACTGCTGCAGGGCGAAGATTTTTCGATCGAAGCGCCGGACCAGGCATTGAAGCTGCTCACGGATTCGCTCGCCGCGGGTGCAGGGATTGACGCAAGCTTCCGCATCCGGGTCCTTGACCGCACGGTGAGTCGCAGCGATACGCTGCGTGTTACCGTGTACGCGGCGAATGGCGGCGCGGTGGTGTGTGAAAAGATCATCTACATCGAAGCCGTTCGCGGACCGGTGCTTGAACTCAACTGTGACGGTCCCGACTCGCTTGTGTTCAATGACGCTCTCAATGCTTATGAACCGTCGCCCTTCACGGTACAGCTCGAGGCAAGGAATGTTGGCACTGCTCCGGCGGATTCCGTCGTCGCCGAGATTCTTCCGCCGCCTGATTTCACCCTCGCGGCAGGTGAGCAGGCAGCGAAGCTTCTTATTCCGTCGACGCTCCCCGTCAATGGAAGCGGTGTGGCCATGTGGCAGCTCAAAGCGGTGCCGCGCACGGTTGGTCGCTATGACACGATCCTGGTGCAGGTGAAATCGAAGGGCAAGAGCCTGCAGCAGACCGAACCCTGTCCCGTCATCATCTTTGTCCCTGCCGCACGCGAAGCTGCACTGCAGCTCAGCTGTGAAGTCATCCAGCAGCCCGATGCGGGCAATGGTGACACAGTGCTCGTGGCAGCGGGACTGACCAACGGCGGCAGCGCCACGGCGTACGACGTAGCCGTACAGGTGCAGCTGCCTGGTGCGCTCGGACTCGCACCGCCGTCGCAACCTCTGACTTTGACGGCCGATTCCATTCGTCCAGGAGAAGCCATCCGCTATTTCATCTGGAAACTTGTTGCGGAACGCGGTATCACCGGCGACAGCGTCGATGTTTGCTTCAATGTTACCGCGCGCTTCCATTCCCCGCTCAATTGCTGCACGAAAGTATGGATTCCGCCTGCAGAGCAGAGCGGTTTTAACGCGGACTGCACCATCGCGCCCGACACGGTGTTCGTTGAGCAGTCCACTGGCGAGTACAATCAGTCCGTCCTCACCGCCACGGTACACAACACATCCGCCGTGGTGGTCGATTCGGTGCGCTGCAGCATTATTCTGCCGAACGGCGTGCTGCTGGCGACCGGGGAGACGCAGGTGAAGGTTGTCCGCAACCTGCAGCCGGGTTCGAGCAAACAGGTAACGTGGACGCTCAGCACGGTGCGGGATACGGCGACGGTGTACAAGAGCAAACGTATCCGCGTCGAGTTTGTCGGGGCAGGCAGTTTGAAGGAATGCGCTTCGGATCTGATCGTCGCGCCGCCTCCTGTTCTTCCCTCCGATTTCGTACTGGGCTGCACGACGATTGACACGATTACGTACCAGCCATCGGCCAATGCCTACGATCCGCAGCCATTCCTGATCAAGGCGGAGATCACGAATACGGGTTCGCGTACCCTTACCAACGTACGCGGGACACTGAATCCTGCCTCGGAGATCGCACTCGAAGCTGGGGAGACGTTGACCAAGGCACTCGGGGTGGACCTGAATCCCAGTCAGAGCGCGACGATTTCGTGGAACTGCCGCGGGATACCGCAGACGGGAACCACCCTGGCGCAGAGTACGATTCGCGTCGAGAGTGATGAGAATCTCGTACGAAACTGTGGCGTGGAAACCGTGCTCTTCCATCCGGCCAGCAATGACTCCGTCGATATCGCCGTCAGCTGTACCGGCCCCGACACCCTGTTCTTTAATGGTAATGGATGGGATCCGAATCCCTTCTCCTACACCGTGCGCATTACCAATACCGGCAATGTGCCGCTCACGGATGTCAGCGCTGCGCTGTCGATGGGCGTGAACTTCCTACTTGAAAGCGGTGAGTCCTCATTGAAGTCTCTCGGACAGCCTCTTGCCCCAGGCAATACAGCCAGCATCAGCTGGGGTGTACGCGCGCTTTCCTCCACACCGTCCCCTGGTGCCACCTTTGACGTCGATGTGACCTCCCGGGAATTCCCCGGCGTGAGCTGTAAGTCCATCGTGTTCGTCGAGCCCGAAGTTTACTTGATCTCCCTGCGTATCCCTGAAGACAATGTCGGAGTCATGGGAGAATCCATCATGGTCCCGGTATACTGGAGCAATCCGGCTGACGTCTCACTTACGGAATTGACCATCGCAATAGCAGCGGACGAAGCTTTTGTTGAAATACCATCCGTCAGTTTCGATGGCAGCGTGCTCGACAGCTGGCCTGAGCCCAGTGTCGACTACCCGGAGGATGGGACGGTGAGGATTAGCGCCTCCAGTCAGAACGCAGTGGATGAAGATGGTGTGCTGATGTACCTCGAATGCCGTCTGCATGCGCAGGATGGCGTGGAAGGAAGTTTTGGTGTATTCCAGAAGCCGCTTGAATTCAGGCATCACCTGTTCCAGATGCAGCCGGGCGTGGCCGTTCTCACGGAGGATGGATGGATTACCATCGCCGGTGACTGCATCGAGCCGTTGAACGTGAAAAACATGTTGCAGGTCAGTAACAGGCCGAACCCGTTCAATCCGGTCACCACGATGACGTATCACATTCCCGCGGAACTCGATGGCCGGTACGGAACGTTGGAGGTGCGGGATATGCATGGCCGTCTCGTCGCGCGTCCCCTCGACGGCACAATGGAAACCGGCACGCATGCCCTCATTTTCGATGGAAGTGATCTGCCCAGTGGCATGTACCTTTACCAGCTGCGTGTCGGAAGCCGCGCGGTGACGAAGAAAATGCTTCTGGCCAAGTAA
- a CDS encoding thymidine phosphorylase, whose protein sequence is MLPQEIIRKKRDGGTLSRAELEEFFHAYMQGKVADYQVTALLMAAFYTPMSMEETLAVTDIFIRSGASLDYSGVQGVKVDKHSTGGVGDKTSLLLVPIVAAAGVRVPMISGRGLAHTGGTLDKLESIPGFNVRMPMSGMQRQLGEIGMVMAGQSDELVPLDRRIYALRDVTATVEILPFIAASIMSKKVAGGADALVLDIKTGSGAFMRERAQAEELALLLAQVGRHFDLPTVGLITDQSEPLGRAIGNWLEVVEVVDCLQGRETPDLMEVTYALAGLMIHLGRKAQSVTEGMAIARDVVRRGLAFENLLRLTEAQGGDSSLLENTLSYRNADAIVEVQSPQSGYVHHVDAFRLGILASEIGAGRRQTTDTVDPTAGIVLQVKTGDVVSQDDVLCRLYSSTVEDLPAYRSAALDAFAIGDGEIPRRSKIFSYFDEDTVVDWSPGAPSR, encoded by the coding sequence ATGCTGCCGCAGGAAATCATTCGGAAAAAACGTGACGGGGGAACGCTGTCCCGCGCGGAGCTGGAGGAATTTTTCCACGCATACATGCAGGGGAAGGTCGCCGATTACCAGGTGACCGCGTTGCTTATGGCGGCGTTCTATACGCCCATGAGCATGGAGGAAACGCTCGCTGTGACGGATATCTTCATCCGTTCCGGCGCCAGCCTCGATTACAGCGGGGTGCAGGGCGTGAAAGTGGATAAGCACAGCACGGGCGGGGTGGGGGATAAAACATCGCTGCTTCTCGTCCCCATTGTTGCCGCCGCGGGTGTGCGCGTGCCCATGATTTCGGGCAGGGGACTGGCGCATACGGGTGGGACACTCGATAAACTCGAAAGTATACCCGGTTTCAACGTGCGGATGCCCATGAGCGGCATGCAGAGGCAGCTCGGCGAGATCGGCATGGTCATGGCAGGGCAATCGGACGAACTCGTCCCTCTCGACAGGCGCATTTACGCGTTGCGGGATGTTACCGCAACGGTGGAAATCCTCCCGTTCATTGCCGCCAGTATCATGAGTAAAAAAGTAGCCGGCGGGGCAGATGCACTCGTGCTCGATATCAAAACAGGGAGTGGGGCGTTCATGCGTGAACGCGCGCAGGCCGAGGAGCTGGCGCTGCTGCTTGCGCAGGTGGGACGGCATTTCGATCTGCCGACGGTGGGGCTGATCACCGATCAGAGTGAGCCGCTGGGACGCGCAATCGGCAACTGGCTGGAGGTTGTGGAAGTGGTCGATTGCCTGCAGGGCCGGGAGACACCGGATTTGATGGAAGTCACCTATGCGCTTGCAGGACTCATGATTCATCTCGGCCGTAAAGCACAGTCCGTCACCGAAGGCATGGCCATCGCACGGGATGTCGTGCGCCGGGGACTCGCCTTCGAGAACCTGCTGCGTCTCACCGAAGCGCAGGGAGGGGACAGCTCACTGCTCGAAAATACACTCTCGTACCGCAATGCGGATGCGATTGTCGAGGTGCAATCGCCTCAATCCGGCTATGTGCATCATGTCGATGCCTTCCGGCTCGGCATCCTTGCCTCGGAAATCGGTGCAGGGAGGCGACAGACCACGGATACCGTGGATCCGACTGCGGGCATTGTGCTGCAGGTGAAAACCGGTGACGTGGTCAGCCAGGATGACGTCCTCTGCCGTCTCTACAGTTCCACTGTTGAGGATCTCCCCGCGTACAGGTCCGCCGCTCTTGATGCTTTTGCGATAGGAGACGGGGAAATCCCTCGCAGGAGCAAGATTTTTTCGTATTTTGATGAGGATACCGTCGTCGACTGGAGCCCGGGCGCTCCCTCCCGCTAA
- the nuoF gene encoding NADH-quinone oxidoreductase subunit NuoF gives MTDYQPVILPGTPDLHKIDVYEQHGGYAQARKAMGMTPEDIIGIVKDSGLRGRGGAAFPTGLKWSFMPKDGEKPNYLCVNGDESEPGSFKDRQIFEFNPHLMIEGILIAGRALRIKAAYIYIRGEYEAWVQMVEKAVADAYAKGYIGEKMKETFGTDFACDIYVHRGAGAYICGEESSLMNSIEGIRPYPRVKPPFPAQVGLWGCPTTINNVETIANIPVIMDKGPEWYKGIGAEKHPGPILYGISGHVNKPGVYELPTGMLLTELINDVAGGVPDGKKIKMVIPGGSSMPPLRGDQLEGIRMDAESLKEVGSAIGTAGIMVMDEDTDITRILTRITHFYKVESCGQCTPCREGTGWMLKVLHRLLEGQGEAKDLDLLHSVAKNIEGNTVCALGDAAAWPVKFTIERFRPELEAELQR, from the coding sequence ATGACTGACTACCAGCCCGTAATTCTACCCGGTACCCCCGATCTGCACAAGATCGACGTGTATGAGCAACACGGCGGCTACGCCCAGGCGCGCAAGGCGATGGGCATGACGCCAGAGGACATCATCGGCATCGTCAAGGACTCCGGTCTCCGCGGACGCGGGGGCGCGGCGTTCCCGACGGGACTGAAATGGTCGTTCATGCCGAAAGACGGGGAGAAACCCAACTATCTCTGCGTCAACGGAGATGAATCCGAACCCGGTTCGTTCAAAGACCGCCAGATTTTTGAATTCAATCCGCATCTTATGATCGAGGGTATCCTCATCGCGGGACGCGCGCTGCGCATCAAGGCGGCCTACATTTACATCCGCGGCGAGTATGAAGCCTGGGTGCAGATGGTGGAAAAGGCCGTGGCGGATGCCTACGCGAAGGGGTATATCGGCGAGAAAATGAAGGAAACCTTCGGAACCGATTTCGCCTGCGACATCTACGTGCATCGCGGCGCCGGCGCATACATCTGCGGCGAAGAGAGTTCGCTGATGAACTCCATCGAGGGCATTCGTCCCTATCCCCGCGTCAAGCCGCCCTTCCCCGCACAGGTCGGACTCTGGGGCTGCCCCACCACCATCAACAACGTCGAGACCATTGCCAATATCCCCGTCATCATGGACAAGGGACCCGAGTGGTACAAGGGTATCGGCGCCGAGAAGCACCCCGGTCCCATCCTCTACGGTATTTCCGGGCATGTGAACAAACCCGGCGTCTACGAGCTGCCGACTGGCATGCTGCTGACCGAACTGATCAATGACGTCGCCGGCGGCGTTCCCGATGGCAAGAAAATCAAAATGGTCATTCCCGGCGGAAGCTCCATGCCGCCGTTGCGGGGTGATCAGCTCGAAGGCATCCGTATGGACGCCGAATCGCTCAAGGAAGTTGGCTCCGCCATCGGTACTGCGGGCATTATGGTGATGGATGAAGACACGGACATCACACGCATCCTCACCCGCATCACGCATTTCTACAAGGTGGAATCCTGCGGTCAGTGTACGCCCTGCCGCGAAGGAACGGGCTGGATGCTCAAGGTGCTCCACCGCCTGCTCGAGGGACAGGGCGAAGCGAAGGACCTCGACCTGCTGCACAGTGTTGCGAAGAACATTGAAGGCAATACGGTATGCGCACTGGGTGATGCCGCTGCCTGGCCGGTAAAATTTACGATCGAGCGTTTCCGTCCCGAACTCGAGGCGGAACTGCAGCGATAA